GCGTCGATGAGTTCTTTGAGGCCATTCAGTTGTGCGCGCATCTGCACCGCGTCGATCTCGGTGCCGGCTTGAGGGAGAGTGGGGTCGTAGGGCATGGCGGGGGAGGGGAGGAGACTTTGAGATGGGGAGAGGAGGAGACTTTGAGACTATGAGAAGTGGAGAGGAGGAGACTTTGAGAAGTGGAGAGGATGAGATAAAAGGGACGGATGAAAATCACACGGCACACGGAGCTAGAGGTATTTCAGCGGGCGTTTAAGGCGGCCATGCAGGTGTTCGAGCTTTCGAAGTCCTTTCCCAAGGACGAGATGTATTCTCTGACAGATCAGGTGCGGCGTTCCTCACGTTCGGTGGCCGCGAACATCACCGAAGCCTGGAGGAAGCGGCGGTATGAAGCCGCGTTCATCAGCAAGCTTAGCGACGCGGAGACAGAGGCGGCGGAGACTCAGACCTGGCTCCTGTTTGCTGAGCGCTGCGGCTATCTGGCAGATTCGGAACGCTCCGTGTTGGATGATGAGTATGAAGTGATTCTTCGCATGCTCGTCTCCATGGCCGTGAATGCGAAG
The window above is part of the Prosthecobacter sp. genome. Proteins encoded here:
- a CDS encoding four helix bundle protein — translated: MKITRHTELEVFQRAFKAAMQVFELSKSFPKDEMYSLTDQVRRSSRSVAANITEAWRKRRYEAAFISKLSDAETEAAETQTWLLFAERCGYLADSERSVLDDEYEVILRMLVSMAVNAKKWTL